The DNA window AAGGAAATACGGATGTTGAGACAGCAATTGGGAAGTAGAGCGCCGGCACCCAAAAGAGGAAGTACTTTTTCGCTTGCCATTCTGGAGGAAGGACTTCCCTCGAGTTTCCAACAATCAAATGTTGGAGAATACGATTGACATACCGACCCAGAAGAACATTTGGGGAGATTTGAGAACGCGGTTTTGTTGCATCAGTATACAGATGGAGTGAAGTGTAGGGTATTTTTGGGCACGTTGGTGAGATCAGCTCAGCAGTGGTTTAACACTTTGCAGCCCAACTTCATACGTTATTTTGAGGACTTCTCAGCTGCCTTCTTGCACCAATTCCCTAGCAGCAAGAggcaccagaaaaattatttgaacctGTTCGTTATGAAACAACAAGATTCTGAGACTTTGCCAGAATTTGTTCAGTGCTTTAACAATGCAGCGCTGGAGATACCAGCGGCTACCCCGGACATAATGATAAGTGCTTTCACCCAAGGCCTGAGAGGAGAGGAGTATTTTCAATCACTGGTCAAGAAACCTCTGTCGAGCTATGATGACTTACTTGCTCGGGCGGAGAATTATGTAAATATAGAGGATGCCCAGCGGTATAGAAGGATGGAGCAGCGTCCCAGGGGAAGTAGGATGGAGGGAGGAGAGAGAGGAGGTAGGAAGAGAGGTTTAGGGGAGAAGGAGAAGGACAGAAATAGAAGTAGAGGACAATTCTCATCACATGTCCCTCTGAACAGGAATCACGGTAAGGTAATGAAGGTGAGGGAGCCAGAGGGGAGGTCGGAGAAGTCTCAGAGAGCGGAGGGCCGTGTTAGGATGCCTCCGGTGGACAGACGAGAGAGATCCTCATCCGGGGACCGACCGAAACCTCGCCCGTCTCCTAGGCGAGGTCGAGGTCCTCCTTGGATCAACCAGAGGGTCGGATAGCCGAGAAGAGAAGGGCAGGGTCAGGATGTTCCTCGGGAACCTATCGAGCTGAGGAGGAGAGCAGACAAAGATAACCACCCCACGAAAGGAATGATTCACATGATCTCGAGGGGTGCTACTGATGGAGACTCTGTGCGAGCTCGAAAAGCACACAGGAAGAGATTGGATAATTTTGAGATATCCAGGGGTGCATATTTACCCCAAGATCCTGTCATCAGCTTCGGGCCGGAAGACCTTCAAGGTATCATAGCTCCTCATAATGATGCCTTGGTGGTGACAGCCACCATTGCCGACTACGACGTGGAAGTGATCTTCATTGATAATGGGAGCTCTGTAAATATATTGTTTAAGAGCACACTGGATCAGATGAAGGTGGAAGGATTCGAGTTTGATCCAATCTCCACTCCTCTGTATGGTTTCACGGGACATGACATTGTGCCGCTGGGTCTGATTACTCTTCCCTTAGCGAGTAACAAAAATGATGACATTTACCGTGGTGGATACCCCCTCACATATAATGGAATCCTGGGACGGCCAGATTTAAAGGACTTCAGAGCTGTAGCTTCCACGTATCATTAGAAGTTGAAGTTTCCTATGAGGAAGGAGGTGGGAGTCTTGTATGAAGACCAGAAAGTTGTGCGACGATGTTATGAAGGAATAGTGAAAGAAGAGGGGAAGAGGGCGCGTGTGGAGGTCAATATGATTAGAAGGGGGCGAAGTGGGTTGCCTGTGGTAATGAGGGAGGTTCAGGAGGTGATGGATGAAAAACCGGAGATCGTGACATTGGGGCCCGATAAGAAGACGCTCAGAATAGCCCCTGACCTTGACCCAAAGGTCAGGGAAGAATCATTACTTGTTTATAGGATAATCTTAGCGGTTCGCTTGGTCAGCCCAAGAGCTCACAGGTACGAGCCCAGATGTAGCAGAACACCGATTAAACATCTTACCAAATTCTCGTCCCGTGAAACAGAAGAAAAGACACTTCGGGCCCGAAAAAGATAGAGTTATAAAGAAGGAGGTGGGAGAGTTGCTCGATGCTGGGCACATTCGAGAGGTACAATTTCCTACTTGGCTCTCGAATGTCGTCTGTAGAActcgtaaatcagactacgtacaAGCCAttcataattactattatttaaattaaaatgattttttatgcACGAGAATTTAAATTCATTCCTTTAAAATTTGCTGAGTTATTTTACGCAATAGTTTAGTCATTATtttttcagttaattaagtgaggccggactggagttggagtatgaagataaaatttaatattaagaaaacattcctagaatttatttaaggtaaataataaattaatttaatgtaaaagaatgtttaaagaattatttaaatactttgagataagtagtaaataagttctttaggttcaaaaattaatttattaattcactaaaatatttaatgggtagataaaacactaaagatttaaaatacattattttaacAATTTTTCACCCCATTTTAATAGTAGAATTCGGCCATCACCATTCTAGATTCAAAAATATGTGACAACTCATTTCCCTTGATTCATTTCCTTAATCCATTCTTGGTAGATAATCCCCTCACCATTTAATCTTCATCaattaaacaattaagcaaATTTCTCTACCTGTACCTAGACTCATTTTCGGCCATGCACACCCCACAATTATCccttcaatcaaatcaaatccctCCTCATTCCTTATCTAACAAATAACTAGGATAGCCAGATTATTATCTTCCTTTTATCTTGCAACCTCCAATTTATTTTCCTAGCCttctgtggggcccttagctcctaatcgttattacaacacaatttgattagggttaagtaatcacagcggaaaatgagtttaaaatttctttacgacgagccca is part of the Primulina eburnea isolate SZY01 chromosome 1, ASM2296580v1, whole genome shotgun sequence genome and encodes:
- the LOC140806207 gene encoding uncharacterized protein; the encoded protein is MIHMISRGATDGDSVRARKAHRKRLDNFEISRGAYLPQDPVISFGPEDLQGIIAPHNDALVVTATIADYDVEVIFIDNGSSVNILFKSTLDQMKVEGFEFDPISTPLYGFTGHDIVPLGLITLPLASNKNDDIYRGGYPLTYNGILGRPDLKDFRAVASTYH